A genomic segment from Acidobacteriota bacterium encodes:
- a CDS encoding PilC/PilY family type IV pilus protein: MNTSKLNKKSILKSLSNFSIIFLFILIFSFASLSAQNISDYCSSPPFITTSVTPNVLIILDNSEGMMKFAYPDFYNSNYVYYGYFDSTKRYTYTIKAGGYFEENVLGEWSGNFLNWLSMRRIDIARKVLIGGKTIQRSDPTHAKYLVGESSVAPQDTIKGWFNDIVQPYQTLHIGNFYYGVQNGNIYVDVDENPFDKPISIYTIKINVEGKEIKGIIQDISNKVRLGLMYFNKGNRYEDGSGPGTGRDGAYLQNDIGEVVPSIITSIENKTPDTFSPVGEALYEAIRMYQGGTSAYNGGVNYKPKDPIQYRCQKNFVIIISDGNSSKDKNLPGGFWGSDVADPNFNVCSYMNKISLNENIPDLCSTETPVPPYECLILPCDGTFYLEGVSFYAHTNDLRSDFDGIQNLTLYTIKAFGAPDSQLLQLTAKYGGFDDKNGNNLPDLSSEWDKNGDGNPDNFFEAQNGEELESAILSAITDILKRVSAGTAASVLSTSSRGFLSIIQAQFTPTKQFENKEITWTGHLKNFWLDPFQNIREETAADGKLNLKQDYIIQPFFDESKSDLMARYFKDTEGTGKPSFPCTPDLTDYYENAKPLWKAEEILLNTDPGSRKIFTFVDSNKNKKVDTGEIKDFTVSNKSTLRPFFRVPNDTEAEKIIRYIRGEDVDICLNPPECTVFGHRDRTVDSKVWKLGDIIHSTPRIVSNYPINTYHIDYYDYSYKEYFESSEYKNKLNLVLAGGNDGMLHAFNLGKIEAYYDSSNPSIKTKIEGTDSGKEMWAYIPYNLIPHLPWLAYPDYCHIYYVDNRVLVVDASIGGNPSDIKSKNSWRTILIGSMRFGGKEISVTENFGAGNETRVFRSGYFALDITDPVNPSPLWEFTDEDLGFTTSFPAVLRFGEKDKNGTWYVVLGNGPTDFEGNINNNDNHRHPFLYVINLKTGELIKKIDLYTENPHSSEEDDDEVNSYVGDLIAIDPDKDFIVDTIYGGTVYVEDDENEENGPKGTMLRIQTKEDPNPSNWTVSTLIYTEQPITASPEVVFDERMNVWVIFGTGVFLSERDRNLSNVQSLYGIKDTCWNGNVCSDSINIAELFTIDLSDADPNNDYDVIADVEDFTCVCNGFEVPEMKSGNDCQSPSQKVITKVKNSLISGVQGSNWQEQLNAISAYRGWRIKLPKRERVITKPFALGGIVDFLSFTPSDDPCEFGGETKLYTVYYRTGTSYLQPMLLAPSAISAEGAKVKLERAVSLGYGIPPPGEGIAAAISKEGSIQKFIQISTGIIVQSIQNPPYNIKNRAIHWIEK; the protein is encoded by the coding sequence GTGAACACAAGTAAACTTAACAAAAAATCAATTTTAAAATCATTATCTAATTTTTCAATTATTTTTTTATTTATTCTCATTTTTTCTTTTGCCAGTCTTTCAGCCCAGAATATTTCAGACTACTGTTCATCTCCTCCTTTTATTACCACCTCAGTAACTCCTAATGTGTTAATCATTCTTGATAATTCAGAGGGGATGATGAAGTTTGCATATCCAGATTTTTATAACTCAAACTATGTTTACTATGGATATTTTGACTCAACAAAAAGATATACCTACACAATTAAAGCTGGAGGATATTTTGAGGAAAATGTGTTAGGAGAGTGGAGCGGAAACTTTTTAAATTGGCTTTCAATGCGGAGGATTGATATAGCAAGAAAAGTTCTGATTGGAGGCAAGACAATTCAAAGGTCTGACCCGACCCATGCAAAATATCTTGTCGGAGAATCAAGCGTAGCTCCTCAGGATACAATAAAAGGATGGTTTAATGATATCGTACAACCCTATCAAACTCTCCACATTGGAAATTTTTATTATGGCGTTCAAAATGGAAATATCTATGTAGATGTTGATGAAAATCCTTTTGATAAGCCGATTTCTATATACACGATTAAAATCAACGTAGAAGGAAAAGAAATAAAGGGAATAATTCAGGATATTTCAAACAAAGTCAGGCTTGGGTTGATGTATTTCAATAAAGGAAATCGCTATGAAGATGGTAGCGGGCCAGGAACAGGAAGGGACGGAGCCTATCTCCAGAACGACATAGGAGAGGTTGTCCCAAGCATCATAACAAGCATTGAGAATAAAACTCCCGACACATTTTCTCCTGTGGGAGAAGCTCTCTATGAAGCCATAAGAATGTATCAGGGAGGAACATCAGCTTACAACGGAGGAGTGAATTATAAGCCTAAAGACCCTATCCAATACAGATGTCAGAAAAATTTTGTGATAATTATTTCAGACGGAAATTCATCAAAGGATAAAAACCTTCCTGGAGGATTCTGGGGTTCAGATGTCGCTGACCCAAATTTTAACGTGTGTAGTTATATGAATAAGATATCGCTAAATGAAAATATTCCAGACCTATGCTCAACGGAGACTCCTGTTCCTCCATATGAATGTTTAATTCTCCCATGTGATGGAACTTTTTATTTAGAAGGTGTTTCTTTTTATGCCCATACAAACGATTTAAGGTCAGACTTCGATGGAATACAAAATTTAACTTTATACACTATAAAAGCCTTCGGTGCGCCTGATTCACAACTTTTACAATTGACAGCAAAGTATGGGGGGTTCGATGACAAAAATGGAAATAATCTCCCAGATTTATCTTCTGAATGGGATAAAAATGGAGACGGAAACCCTGATAATTTCTTTGAAGCTCAAAATGGAGAGGAACTTGAATCTGCAATTCTTTCAGCGATAACTGACATTCTAAAAAGGGTTTCTGCAGGAACAGCTGCTTCAGTTCTTTCTACCTCCTCAAGAGGGTTTCTCTCGATCATTCAGGCTCAATTTACGCCCACCAAGCAATTTGAAAATAAAGAAATCACCTGGACAGGTCATTTAAAAAATTTCTGGCTTGATCCATTTCAGAACATAAGAGAAGAAACTGCAGCAGATGGAAAATTAAACCTTAAACAGGATTATATAATTCAGCCTTTCTTTGACGAATCAAAATCTGATTTGATGGCAAGATATTTTAAAGATACTGAGGGAACTGGAAAACCCTCTTTTCCATGTACTCCTGATTTAACTGATTATTATGAAAATGCAAAGCCATTGTGGAAGGCAGAAGAAATTCTATTGAATACAGATCCAGGAAGTAGAAAGATATTTACATTTGTTGATTCAAACAAAAATAAAAAGGTTGATACCGGGGAAATAAAAGATTTTACAGTTTCAAATAAATCAACTCTCAGGCCTTTCTTCAGAGTTCCAAATGATACTGAAGCAGAGAAAATAATTAGATATATAAGAGGTGAAGATGTTGATATATGCTTGAACCCGCCAGAATGCACAGTCTTCGGGCATAGGGATAGAACTGTGGATTCAAAAGTGTGGAAGCTCGGTGATATAATTCACTCAACACCACGAATTGTAAGTAATTATCCGATAAATACTTATCATATCGATTATTATGATTATTCTTATAAAGAATATTTTGAGTCTTCTGAATATAAGAATAAATTAAATCTGGTTTTAGCAGGTGGAAACGACGGAATGCTCCATGCCTTCAACCTTGGAAAAATTGAAGCATATTATGACTCAAGCAATCCTTCGATTAAAACCAAAATTGAGGGCACTGATTCTGGTAAAGAAATGTGGGCATACATTCCTTACAATCTAATCCCTCACCTTCCCTGGCTTGCATATCCTGATTACTGCCATATCTATTATGTGGATAACCGTGTTCTTGTGGTTGATGCAAGCATAGGAGGGAACCCTTCGGATATAAAATCAAAAAACAGCTGGAGAACTATTTTGATTGGAAGCATGAGGTTTGGAGGAAAGGAGATTTCCGTTACAGAAAACTTCGGTGCTGGAAACGAAACGCGAGTTTTCAGGTCCGGTTATTTTGCTCTTGATATAACTGACCCTGTTAATCCATCACCATTGTGGGAATTCACAGATGAAGATTTAGGATTTACAACTTCATTTCCTGCTGTGTTGAGGTTCGGCGAAAAAGACAAAAATGGAACCTGGTATGTTGTCTTGGGAAATGGCCCCACTGATTTTGAGGGAAATATAAATAACAATGATAATCACCGACATCCATTTTTATATGTTATAAATCTAAAAACAGGAGAGCTAATCAAAAAGATCGACCTCTATACAGAAAATCCTCACTCTTCAGAAGAAGACGATGATGAGGTTAATTCTTATGTGGGAGATTTAATCGCAATCGATCCAGATAAAGATTTCATTGTAGATACTATATATGGAGGTACAGTTTATGTTGAAGATGATGAAAACGAAGAAAACGGGCCAAAAGGAACGATGCTGAGAATCCAGACAAAAGAAGACCCAAACCCTTCAAACTGGACTGTCAGCACATTAATATACACAGAACAACCGATAACTGCATCTCCAGAGGTCGTGTTTGATGAGAGAATGAATGTGTGGGTTATTTTTGGAACTGGTGTATTCCTGAGTGAAAGGGATAGAAATTTATCCAATGTTCAAAGTCTTTATGGAATAAAGGATACCTGCTGGAATGGAAATGTTTGCTCAGATTCAATAAACATTGCAGAGCTTTTTACAATTGATTTAAGCGATGCTGACCCGAATAATGATTATGATGTTATCGCTGATGTTGAAGATTTTACCTGTGTTTGCAATGGGTTTGAAGTTCCTGAGATGAAATCAGGAAATGATTGCCAATCTCCTTCGCAAAAAGTAATCACAAAAGTAAAAAACTCTTTAATCTCAGGGGTACAGGGTTCAAACTGGCAGGAACAACTGAATGCAATTTCAGCCTATAGAGGGTGGAGAATAAAGCTTCCTAAGAGAGAAAGAGTTATAACAAAGCCTTTTGCCCTTGGCGGGATAGTGGATTTCTTAAGTTTTACCCCTTCAGATGACCCTTGTGAATTTGGAGGGGAAACAAAGCTTTATACTGTGTATTATCGAACAGGCACATCTTATCTTCAACCGATGCTCCTCGCTCCATCAGCTATTTCGGCAGAAGGGGCTAAAGTTAAGCTTGAAAGAGCAGTATCCCTTGGCTATGGAATACCTCCTCCTGGAGAAGGAATAGCTGCTGCAATCTCAAAAGAAGGCTCTATCCAAAAATTCATACAAATTTCAACGGGAATCATTGTCCAATCAATCCAGAACCCTCCATATAATATAAAAAATAGGGCTATTCATTGGATAGAAAAATAA
- a CDS encoding prepilin-type N-terminal cleavage/methylation domain-containing protein: MKKNTRRHLSNTKLYGFTLIEMLISISILVVALGIIFALYNTQLRHSSIQSKIAETELELIGSLSLLKRDIFEAGFGLPQEIKPVDGINSSNSYDTLILRGSILQLNKTGEAYSYLVSNPVNLNQIKIRKWDEGTENILENYWVIFIDPFTKSIISNNNAVNSLYRVQSYSDSIENGTPVRTLTISQSLDDGLGNNILFEGVLVYSLSNKTQPPSQIYSEIHYYLSQSDSDASCAPGTYDLIREEKYSDGGIQTILSCVADFQISYGFKNLQDEIEWKNDISAYSSEDIRENLKLLRVNLLFQVGKKDYKFSYPNNSETLEDHKYSFASGQKNYRWRTIKIELKPRNFL, encoded by the coding sequence ATGAAAAAAAATACGAGAAGACATTTAAGTAATACTAAACTGTATGGATTTACATTGATTGAAATGCTCATTAGTATTTCAATACTCGTTGTGGCCTTGGGTATTATTTTCGCCTTGTATAACACCCAACTAAGGCATTCTTCAATCCAGTCAAAAATTGCTGAAACAGAACTTGAGCTTATAGGCTCTCTTTCTCTTTTAAAGAGAGACATATTTGAAGCTGGTTTTGGGCTTCCTCAAGAAATTAAGCCAGTCGATGGAATAAACAGTTCAAATTCCTATGATACGCTTATACTTAGAGGAAGCATTTTACAATTAAATAAAACTGGCGAGGCATATTCATATTTAGTTTCTAACCCTGTTAATCTTAATCAAATAAAAATTCGGAAATGGGATGAAGGTACAGAAAACATCTTAGAAAATTACTGGGTAATCTTTATCGACCCTTTCACAAAATCAATTATCTCCAACAATAATGCTGTTAATTCGCTTTACAGAGTGCAGAGCTACTCGGATTCAATTGAAAATGGAACACCTGTAAGAACCCTTACTATATCCCAATCCCTTGATGATGGGCTTGGAAATAACATTCTTTTCGAGGGGGTGTTGGTTTATTCACTGTCTAACAAAACACAACCTCCTTCACAAATCTATTCAGAGATACACTACTATCTTTCTCAATCAGATTCTGATGCATCATGCGCTCCAGGAACATATGATTTAATCAGAGAAGAAAAATATTCTGATGGAGGAATCCAGACAATATTAAGTTGTGTCGCTGACTTTCAGATATCGTATGGATTTAAAAATCTTCAGGACGAGATTGAATGGAAAAATGATATCTCGGCCTATTCTTCTGAGGATATCAGGGAGAATTTAAAGTTATTGAGGGTTAATCTGCTTTTTCAAGTAGGAAAAAAAGATTATAAATTCAGCTACCCGAATAATTCTGAAACCCTGGAAGACCATAAATATTCCTTTGCTTCAGGGCAAAAAAATTACAGATGGAGAACAATTAAAATCGAATTAAAGCCAAGGAATTTCCTATGA
- a CDS encoding QueT transporter family protein, with product MKEVILMWKNTRMIVLVAITSSIFASILIPFKGIQLIPGITEIRPASIIPVVFGLLFGPAGAWGSCFGNIIGDIFGTFSLGSFFGAIGNFYFALVSYKLWENLPFFNSEVTPDIKRKADLTKFFIVSIVASMTVAFIIAWGLEILRLTPFAVLAPIITINNSLSNVFIGPILLKILYPRLERWGLLWREVMEIPFKKKKTLGSFLILIGVLGGWVSGILISTQVYQARLFSFGSGETSLSLVLNLLPFLAIFLIGSIL from the coding sequence ATGAAAGAAGTGATTTTGATGTGGAAAAACACGAGAATGATTGTTCTCGTAGCTATTACTTCAAGTATCTTTGCTTCTATTCTAATTCCTTTTAAGGGAATCCAGTTAATTCCAGGCATAACAGAGATAAGGCCAGCTTCAATAATTCCTGTAGTTTTTGGGCTTCTTTTTGGACCTGCGGGAGCGTGGGGGTCTTGTTTTGGTAATATAATAGGGGACATATTCGGCACTTTCAGCCTTGGAAGTTTTTTCGGAGCCATAGGAAATTTCTATTTTGCATTGGTTTCTTACAAGCTCTGGGAAAATCTGCCTTTTTTCAATTCAGAGGTTACACCAGACATTAAAAGAAAAGCTGATTTAACAAAATTTTTTATTGTGTCAATCGTTGCATCGATGACTGTGGCATTCATAATCGCATGGGGTTTAGAAATTTTAAGGTTGACTCCTTTTGCAGTTTTAGCTCCGATTATTACGATAAACAATTCATTGTCCAATGTATTTATCGGTCCGATTTTGTTGAAAATTCTTTATCCAAGATTAGAAAGGTGGGGGCTTCTATGGAGAGAAGTCATGGAGATTCCATTTAAAAAGAAAAAGACCCTTGGTTCATTTTTAATTCTAATTGGGGTTTTAGGAGGGTGGGTATCAGGAATTTTGATTTCTACCCAGGTGTATCAAGCCAGGCTCTTTTCTTTTGGTTCAGGCGAGACAAGTTTATCATTGGTTTTAAATCTTCTTCCTTTTCTTGCTATCTTTTTAATAGGAAGTATATTGTAA
- a CDS encoding CarD family transcriptional regulator — MDDKIKFKIGDKVIYPNQGISVIEEIIEKSIGDQTAKCYHLRVLSNCSSVLVPISNVHEVGLRKLSSRSDINSLFGFFEDDNINFNSDWKERYKIHENMMRTGLLFDIASVLKNLYYLSLIKPLSFREKKMMEKAKFLLASEISEVNNCKIKYAEEKIESILYNTFKSKIPKQNF; from the coding sequence ATGGATGATAAGATCAAATTTAAGATAGGGGATAAAGTTATCTATCCAAATCAGGGAATAAGTGTTATAGAAGAGATAATCGAAAAATCTATAGGCGATCAAACTGCAAAATGCTATCATTTAAGGGTGTTATCCAATTGTTCTTCTGTGCTTGTACCTATTTCCAATGTGCATGAAGTTGGGTTAAGAAAATTATCTTCCCGTTCTGATATTAATTCCCTTTTTGGTTTTTTTGAAGACGATAACATAAATTTCAATTCAGACTGGAAAGAAAGATATAAAATACATGAGAATATGATGAGGACAGGTCTGCTTTTCGATATCGCCTCTGTTCTAAAAAATCTTTACTATCTGAGTCTGATCAAGCCTTTGTCTTTTAGAGAGAAGAAGATGATGGAAAAGGCAAAATTTCTACTTGCCTCTGAAATTTCAGAAGTAAACAATTGTAAAATTAAATATGCAGAAGAAAAAATAGAATCCATTCTTTACAATACTTTTAAATCTAAAATACCCAAACAAAACTTTTAA
- a CDS encoding type II secretion system protein gives MHFFHNKSGFTIIEILVVLGLIGIVFLIGVLSFTDIRARINLNAASNELVADFQSIKFKSMTKEIEIEGVKTSKFGILTKNSEPDRYYFFAFKDKNNNEILEDDEITYINPGLKKVTSYFKKLPSNITFSPSKDFLVYFDRRGIPRKKTGEFSENILELASKKDKRQVTVSLKIFVKK, from the coding sequence ATGCACTTTTTTCATAATAAAAGTGGTTTTACAATCATTGAAATATTGGTTGTTCTGGGATTAATTGGAATAGTTTTTCTCATTGGAGTCTTGTCTTTCACAGATATAAGAGCGAGGATAAATTTAAACGCTGCATCAAACGAGCTTGTGGCTGATTTTCAAAGCATAAAATTCAAATCAATGACGAAAGAAATTGAAATAGAAGGCGTTAAAACATCCAAATTTGGAATCCTTACAAAAAATTCTGAACCGGACAGATACTATTTCTTCGCTTTCAAGGACAAAAACAATAATGAAATTCTCGAAGATGATGAAATTACATATATAAACCCAGGGTTAAAAAAAGTTACTTCTTATTTCAAGAAACTACCTTCTAACATCACATTTTCTCCTTCAAAAGATTTTCTTGTATATTTTGATAGAAGAGGTATTCCAAGGAAAAAAACCGGTGAGTTCAGTGAAAACATTCTTGAACTGGCTTCAAAAAAAGATAAAAGGCAGGTGACTGTTTCATTAAAAATCTTTGTAAAAAAATGA
- the groL gene encoding chaperonin GroEL (60 kDa chaperone family; promotes refolding of misfolded polypeptides especially under stressful conditions; forms two stacked rings of heptamers to form a barrel-shaped 14mer; ends can be capped by GroES; misfolded proteins enter the barrel where they are refolded when GroES binds): protein MAKKITSGEEARQAVLRGVNILSDTVRSTLGPRGRNVVLEKKFGSPTITKDGVTVAKEIELKDPLENMGAQMVKEVASKTSDVAGDGTTTATILAQAIYREGLKHVVAGANPTLIKKGIDKAVEKVVDELKKLSKNVEGNMIAQVASIAANNDEEVGKIIADSMEKVGKDGVITVEEAKSLETTMEVVEGMQFDRGYLSPYFITDPDRMECILENPLVLLHEKKISNLRELLPLLENVAKLGKPLLVIAEEVEGEALATLVVNKLRGTLNSATVKAPGFGDRRKAMLEDIAVLTGGKVITEDIGVKLENVTIDWLGRAKKVVIDKDNTTIVEGEGKTSDIQARIKQIRTQIEETTSDYDREKLQERLAKMVGGVAVVRVGAATETELKEKKARVEDAMHATKAAVEEGIVPGGGVALLRCIPALEKLKTDGDMQLGVNIVKKALEEPIKWIANNAGWEGTIVVEKVKEMKTNMGFDALEEKYTDMVETGIIDPTKVVRIAMQNAASIAGLLLTTESLVSEIPEEEKTPKYPPPPSDMY, encoded by the coding sequence ATGGCAAAAAAAATAACTTCCGGAGAAGAAGCAAGACAGGCTGTTTTAAGAGGTGTGAATATTTTATCTGACACAGTAAGGTCAACTCTGGGACCAAGGGGAAGGAATGTTGTTCTTGAGAAAAAATTTGGTTCTCCAACCATAACAAAAGATGGGGTAACTGTTGCAAAAGAAATCGAGCTTAAAGATCCTTTAGAAAATATGGGAGCTCAAATGGTAAAAGAAGTTGCTTCAAAAACATCGGATGTAGCTGGTGATGGAACTACAACAGCAACAATTTTAGCCCAGGCAATTTACAGAGAAGGTCTTAAACATGTAGTCGCAGGAGCTAACCCAACTCTAATAAAAAAAGGAATTGATAAAGCTGTAGAAAAAGTGGTTGATGAGCTTAAAAAGTTGAGCAAAAATGTTGAAGGTAACATGATAGCTCAGGTAGCATCAATTGCGGCAAATAATGATGAAGAAGTTGGAAAGATAATCGCAGATTCAATGGAAAAGGTCGGAAAAGATGGAGTTATAACTGTAGAAGAAGCTAAATCACTCGAGACCACGATGGAAGTTGTTGAAGGAATGCAATTTGATAGAGGATATCTTTCTCCATACTTCATCACAGACCCTGATAGGATGGAATGTATTCTTGAAAATCCTCTGGTTCTTCTTCACGAGAAAAAAATCAGCAATTTAAGAGAGTTACTTCCTCTCTTAGAAAATGTTGCAAAGCTGGGAAAGCCATTACTTGTTATAGCAGAGGAAGTTGAAGGAGAAGCTCTTGCAACCCTTGTTGTAAATAAACTAAGAGGAACATTAAATTCAGCTACTGTTAAAGCTCCTGGATTCGGTGACCGAAGAAAAGCTATGCTTGAAGATATCGCAGTCCTAACCGGAGGAAAAGTTATAACTGAGGATATTGGTGTAAAACTGGAAAATGTGACAATTGATTGGCTTGGAAGAGCAAAAAAGGTTGTCATCGACAAAGATAATACAACTATAGTCGAAGGAGAAGGAAAAACATCGGATATTCAGGCAAGGATAAAACAAATTAGGACACAGATTGAAGAAACAACCTCTGATTATGATAGAGAAAAATTACAGGAAAGACTTGCAAAAATGGTCGGAGGAGTGGCAGTTGTCAGAGTTGGCGCTGCAACAGAAACTGAGTTAAAAGAGAAGAAGGCAAGAGTTGAGGATGCAATGCACGCTACTAAAGCAGCGGTTGAAGAAGGAATAGTTCCAGGAGGAGGGGTTGCGCTCTTGAGATGTATTCCGGCATTGGAAAAATTAAAAACAGATGGAGATATGCAATTAGGAGTCAATATAGTAAAGAAAGCGCTTGAAGAGCCAATAAAATGGATTGCAAACAATGCAGGTTGGGAAGGAACGATTGTTGTGGAAAAAGTAAAAGAAATGAAAACTAATATGGGGTTCGATGCTCTCGAAGAAAAATATACTGATATGGTTGAAACTGGTATTATTGACCCTACAAAAGTTGTAAGAATTGCCATGCAGAATGCAGCAAGTATAGCAGGGCTTCTTTTAACCACTGAATCACTCGTTTCCGAAATACCAGAAGAAGAGAAAACTCCAAAATATCCACCGCCACCATCTGATATGTACTAA
- a CDS encoding prepilin peptidase yields the protein MEEISRILIRLFIVVVGLVWGSFLNVLIFRIPRDLNIIKPRSFCPSCGKKIKWYDNIPVLSYIFLGGKCRNCYQKISVRYPVVEIITSSSFLIVYERYYYSFYFIGSLIFVSALIALAFIDLEHQILPDVITIPGFIFFSAYSVANPFLGFKHLILGALVGSGTLLLIYLIYLWLRKEEGLGFGDIKMMLLVGAFLGWRKSLLTLIIASFLGAMVGVIMIVFKKKGLKFALPFGTFLSLSAFLSLLYGDIIIDFYLSLSQF from the coding sequence ATGGAAGAGATAAGCAGAATACTCATAAGATTATTCATTGTTGTTGTTGGCCTTGTATGGGGAAGTTTTTTAAATGTATTGATATTCAGGATTCCGAGGGATTTAAACATTATAAAACCGCGCTCTTTCTGCCCAAGTTGTGGGAAAAAAATCAAATGGTATGATAACATACCAGTTTTAAGCTATATATTTCTTGGGGGTAAATGTAGAAATTGTTATCAAAAAATTTCAGTAAGATATCCTGTAGTTGAAATTATAACTTCATCGTCTTTTTTAATCGTCTATGAGAGATATTATTATTCCTTTTATTTTATTGGAAGTTTAATATTTGTCTCAGCACTGATTGCGCTTGCCTTTATAGATTTGGAGCATCAAATTCTTCCTGATGTGATTACGATTCCAGGTTTTATATTTTTTTCAGCTTATTCTGTAGCAAATCCATTTTTAGGGTTTAAACATTTAATACTTGGTGCGCTGGTTGGGTCTGGCACTCTTTTACTGATTTATCTTATCTATCTCTGGTTGAGAAAAGAGGAAGGATTGGGTTTTGGTGATATAAAAATGATGCTTCTTGTGGGAGCTTTTTTAGGCTGGAGGAAATCCCTTCTTACATTGATTATCGCTTCTTTTTTAGGAGCTATGGTTGGGGTAATTATGATAGTTTTTAAAAAAAAGGGCTTAAAATTCGCCCTTCCGTTCGGAACATTTCTGAGCCTTTCCGCATTCCTTTCCCTTCTCTATGGAGACATTATTATCGATTTTTATTTAAGCCTCTCCCAATTTTAA
- a CDS encoding co-chaperone GroES yields the protein MKVRPLHDRVLLKRVEEKEVKKGGIIIPDSAKEKPQEAIVISCGKGKILEDGKVLPLDVKEGDKVLIGKYSGTEVRIDDEEYLIVREDEILAILS from the coding sequence ATGAAAGTAAGGCCATTGCATGATCGAGTGCTCCTCAAAAGAGTTGAGGAGAAAGAGGTAAAAAAAGGAGGAATAATTATTCCTGATTCGGCAAAAGAAAAGCCACAGGAAGCTATAGTAATCTCCTGTGGGAAGGGTAAAATTCTGGAGGATGGAAAGGTTCTCCCACTGGATGTAAAAGAGGGTGATAAAGTTCTGATTGGTAAATATTCTGGAACTGAAGTAAGAATCGATGACGAAGAATATCTCATCGTAAGGGAGGATGAGATATTAGCTATTTTATCTTAA
- a CDS encoding PilX N-terminal domain-containing pilus assembly protein, with product MNKKGIALSTALFVMIFLLILGSIVLYIAMISSGISGSVKKYNAAFQAAESGVEEAIQLILEGDLTEKDRVYRIYKEDGKLKTNIEIILLYVKPLPGGAGPTFAPETSEFGRNSLVYRINAKAEGNGETLAYLTMLYMKVL from the coding sequence ATGAATAAAAAAGGAATTGCTCTCTCCACAGCTCTCTTTGTAATGATTTTTCTTTTGATCCTTGGCTCAATAGTGCTCTACATTGCAATGATAAGTTCTGGTATATCTGGTTCAGTTAAAAAATATAATGCAGCATTTCAGGCTGCTGAGAGTGGAGTGGAAGAGGCGATTCAGCTCATTCTTGAGGGAGACCTTACTGAAAAAGACAGGGTATACCGAATATATAAAGAAGACGGAAAGTTAAAAACAAACATCGAAATAATCCTTCTTTATGTAAAACCTCTTCCAGGTGGAGCTGGCCCTACTTTTGCTCCTGAAACTTCTGAATTCGGGAGAAATTCTTTAGTTTACAGAATAAATGCCAAAGCCGAAGGAAACGGAGAGACCCTTGCTTATCTCACAATGTTATACATGAAAGTATTGTAA
- a CDS encoding prepilin-type N-terminal cleavage/methylation domain-containing protein, producing MKNKGFTLVEVLISMTLLIVSFIVLLTMTTNAMKANKLNQIRNNAFLVASNVSENFRIKKFDSLSTGNFYLSMDNLSYKLNQNVTLSGKTIEYQEIPVDNQTGEVLYKNSVNRSLNISTPVKSIEITISLNEKITPYKFSQTIYSED from the coding sequence ATGAAAAACAAAGGTTTTACATTGGTTGAGGTTTTGATATCTATGACACTTCTTATAGTCTCATTCATTGTTCTTTTAACGATGACCACCAATGCAATGAAAGCTAATAAATTGAATCAGATAAGAAACAATGCGTTTCTGGTTGCCTCAAATGTCTCTGAAAATTTTAGGATTAAAAAATTTGATAGTCTATCAACTGGAAATTTTTATCTTTCTATGGATAATCTCTCTTATAAGCTAAATCAGAATGTTACATTATCAGGAAAAACAATTGAGTACCAAGAGATACCCGTTGACAATCAAACAGGAGAAGTGTTGTACAAAAATTCTGTCAACCGATCGCTGAACATTTCAACTCCTGTAAAATCAATAGAAATTACAATCAGCCTTAATGAGAAAATAACCCCATATAAATTTTCTCAAACTATATATTCAGAGGATTAA